A single region of the Bradysia coprophila strain Holo2 unplaced genomic scaffold, BU_Bcop_v1 contig_235, whole genome shotgun sequence genome encodes:
- the LOC119077341 gene encoding uncharacterized protein LOC119077341 has translation MNDKIFCTKTGFAVKTLLVNSLSRHLGGDHLFDYFSRFGPVRSVRIHVHASNTFGFIRFEGFEAAAKALKMKHHAIDDRMIEVEIADDCHQDEPRNDELPIELTNATGTEFMDLNDDCLREVLARLRPIGLCSLRELSETNRNVRLEAITNEIFTRKFKRLRNDVETSEDNLERVLAKFGSSILHFLTDGFDDDDTVSIRKFRSIIERCSGCSGTLKTLRLRNYKFGENDIKAMKSLFGNLEGLDIFRCHFEGDAMDLFASCQSLGFYLFMN, from the exons ATGAACGATAAAATCTTTTGCACGAAAACTGGATTCGCCGTCAAAACTCTGCTCGTCAATTCTTTATCGAGACAC CTTGGTGGTGATCATCTCTTTGACTACTTTTCTAGATTCGGTCCGGTCCGGAGTGTACGGATTCATGTCCATGCCTCCAATACGTTTGGATTTATAAGATTTGAAGGATTCGAAGCAGCCGCAAAAgcattgaaaatgaaacaccATGCGATTGATGATCGTATGATTGAAGTTGAAATAGCAGACGATTGTCATCAAGACGAACCAAGGAACGACGAATTGCCGATAGAATTAACCAATGCCACTGGTACAGAGTTCATGGATCTCAACGATGACTGCCTTCGTGAAGTATTAGCTCGATTGAGACCAATAGGTTTATGTTCGTTACGGGAACTGTCGGAGACAAATAGAAACGTTCGATTGGAAGCGATCACCAACGAAATATTTACACGAAAATTCAAACGCCTTAGGAATGATGTGGAGACTTCAGAAGATAATTTAGAGCGAGTTTTAGCCAAGTTTGGATCGTCAATACTACACTTTCTGACGGACGGgtttgatgatgatgacacCGTTTCCATTCGCAAATTTAGATCGATAATTGAACGTTGCAGCGGTTGCAGCGGAACGTTAAAAACGCTCAGACttagaaattataaattcgGTGAAAACGATATCAAGGCCATGAAATCGTTGTTCGGTAATCTGGAAGGACTTGATATTTTCAGGTGCCATTTTGAAGGTGATGCGATGGACTTATTTGCCAGCTGTCAGTCATTgggtttttatttgtttatgaaTTAG
- the LOC119077320 gene encoding arabinose-proton symporter-like — protein sequence MYKPSTTHNNGNGTPSAPELIENQREDFADGNQPAFINHGFQDDVNQKSFSDSPQQTVNTRFMPHQPDVNDSYCGRLAKNRRQASSVSGGLLLMINSGLHIGWGVWRTDFEGRWIWTVNLSLFIFLIMAWSVGAFIGGFLGAILTPILRKASIYHLSGAIMIVGNVLIITLEQYAEAVSAGRIVMGLAHGIAYVTLITHAGENAARDMRATILSIVNCMLYTGIFVSVVIAGTYRFDFQGFSGPMSVDRIVGLVGVGLGLVSICLTMFLTVESVPFLLHENNLQNAMPTLKRLRGTSHETLAVSLEMEELTLMVAQDKRDNWNIFIDGNGRPLVLLILMRLMVALTNNFLINIVAFAFVTQMIDGLEHYYVPLVYIAPRLGMSILQIFYADVLKRKVQLIISSVLASITLIVIGIVFNTVEVFSFDQLRASLIALGSLWLIFQFSCSIGMDQMQDVYLSEAFSTAKKRWSLPFVVGIEHMFHIFMIGLYFIIFAGCCPGVNFDTVATPVIFASAGVILFFGILLIFLMPETQNSSPKQARDMFLENSVHFTTPFA from the exons ATGTACAAACCGAGTACGACACATAACAATGGGAACGGTACGCCATCAGCGCCGGAATTGATTGAGAATCAAAGGGAAGATTTTGCCGATGGAAATCAGCCGGCATTCATCAATCATGGATTTCAAGATGATGTCAATCAAAAGTCCTTTTCTGACTCACCTCAGCAGACGGTGAATACAAGGTTTATGCCACACCAACCGGACGTAAATGATTCATATTGTGGTCGGTTGGCGAAAAATCGTAGACAGGCCAGTTCCGTTTCAGGAG GTCTGTTGCTGATGATCAACTCTGGCCTTCATATCGGATGGGGTGTATGGCGTACTGATTTTGAAGGACGTTGGATATGGACTGTGAATTTGAgccttttcatttttcttataatggCATGGTCAGTGGGAGCATTCATTGGAGGATTTCTGGGAGCGATTCTAACGCCAATATTGAGAAAGGCTTCAATTTAC cATTTGTCTGGCGCAATTATGATTGTTGGAAATGTGTTGATCATTACTTTGGAACAATACGCAGAAGCTGTTAGCGCTGGCCGTATTGTCATGGGCTTAGCGCATGGCATAGCATATGTCACTCTGATTACTCATGCCGGAGAGAATGCAGCGAGGGATATGCGTGCAACGATTTTGTCAATCGTCAACTGCATGCTGTACACCGGAATTTTCGTATCGGTTGTCATAGCCGGAACATATCGTTTCGATTTTCAGGGATTTTCCGGACCAATGTCGGTTGATCGAATTGTTGGACTTGTGGGTGTTGGATTAGGCCTTGTGTCCATATGTCTCACTATGTTTCTGACAGTCGAATCGGTTCCATTTCTATTGCATGAGAACAATCTACAGAACGCGATGCCAACTTTGAAACGATTACGCGGTACAAGTCACGAGACATTAGCGGTGTCACTAGAAATGGAAGAGCTCACTTTGATGGTTGCGCAGGACAAACGGGACAATTGGAATATATTCATCGACGGCAATGGACGGCCACTAGTGCTATTGATTTTGATGCGGTTAATGGTAGCGCTgaccaacaattttttgatcaaTATCGTTGCATTCGCTTTTGTTACACAAATGATTGATGGACTCGAACACTATTACGTTCCACTAGTCTACATCGCTCCCCGATTGGGAATGTCAATTCTACAGATTTTCTATGCAGACGTTTTGAAACGAAAAGTCCAGTTGATCATTTCGTCCGTATTGGCGTCCATCACTTTAATTGTGATTGGAATTGTGTTCAACACGGTCGAGGTTTTTTCATTCGATCAACTGCGCGCGTCTCTTATTGCATTGGGCAGCTTGTGGTTGATCTTTCAGTTTTCCTGCAGCATTGGAATGGATCAAATGCAGGATGTGTATTTGTCTGAAGCATTTTCGACCGCCAAGAAACGATGGTCGCTGCCATTTGTTGTTGGCATTGAGCACATGTTCCACATATTTATGATTGGTCTGTACTTCATCATTTTCGCTGGGTGTTGCCCTGGTGTTAATTTCGATACCGTCGCAACTCCGGTTATTTTCGCGTCGGCAGGCGTGATACTGTTCTTCGGAATTTTGCTAATCTTTTTGATGCCCGAAACGCAAAATTCATCGCCGAAACAGGCCAGAGACAtgtttctggaaaattcagtTCACTTTACGACACCATTTGCATAG